DNA sequence from the bacterium genome:
GGCCGCCGTGCGGACCGGACGCCGTCCAGACGTTGTCGCCAGCGCCCGCCGCGCTGGCGAACAGCAGGCCGAGCAGGAGCGCCGCGCCTCGCATCACCGGCAATTACGACAAACGGCGGCGAGTGAGTCCACCGGGTCGGGCAGAGGCGACGCGGATCACCGCCGACCACCGCGAACCCGAAGGCGTGCCGCTGTTGACGGTCGGTCGCGTCCTTCCCGTTCTCCGGTCCCCCACGTGTTCAGTGGCCCGAGGCCGTGTAGGCTGCCGCCATGGCCGCGGCGGTGATCCTCTACGACGGCGTCTGCGGGTTCTGCGACCGCACCGTGCGCTTCGTGCTGCGGCGCGATGCGCGCGGGCGCTTCCGCTTCGCGCCGTTGCAGAGCGACTTCGCCGCCGCAGCGCTGGCGCGCCATGGACGCGACGCCGGCGACCTGGACACCGTGGCGCTGTTGCGCGACGCCGGCAGCGCAGACGAACGCCTGCTGGTGAAGTCCGACGCGGTCCTCGCCATCCTGCGCGAGCTGGGCGGCGGCTGGGCGCTGCTCGGCCCGCTGCGCTGGCTGCCGCGCCGGCTGCGCGACGCCGCCTACGACGCGTTCGCCCGGCGCCGCTACGCCTGGTTCGGGCGCTT
Encoded proteins:
- a CDS encoding DUF393 domain-containing protein — its product is MAAAVILYDGVCGFCDRTVRFVLRRDARGRFRFAPLQSDFAAAALARHGRDAGDLDTVALLRDAGSADERLLVKSDAVLAILRELGGGWALLGPLRWLPRRLRDAAYDAFARRRYAWFGRFDACPLPTPELRARLAASPSDAETAPPRVAAQGD